One Anoplopoma fimbria isolate UVic2021 breed Golden Eagle Sablefish chromosome 2, Afim_UVic_2022, whole genome shotgun sequence DNA window includes the following coding sequences:
- the scamp2l gene encoding secretory carrier membrane protein 2, like codes for MSGLDSNPFVDPVDINPFQDASITQATSGASETSGEFNPFSATEMGTHSEKTIPISAASSQPAILQTSVEQSAQASVAAGQANLIKQQEELEKKAAELDKKEQELQNRSAGRALNTGAKENNWPPLPSFSPVKPCFYQDFEVDIPEEYRSICKRMYYLWMFHSATLFLNVLACLAYFSADSQYGVDFGLSILWFILFTPVSFICWYRPIYKAFRSDSSFSFFFFFFVFFFQVAVYIIQTVGIPKWGNSGWIASISMIRVNLAVAVVMMVVAGFFTVNSILAVTLLKMVHSRYRRTGASFTKAQQEFSHGVLTNRTVQTAATSAATSAAVGAFGRGN; via the exons ATGTCGGGACTAGACAGCAACCCCTTCGTGGACCCCGTGGACATTAATCCCTTCCAG gaTGCGTCAATCACACAAGCCACCAGTGGAGCCTCTGAAACCTCAGGGGAGTTCAACCCATTCTCTGCAACTGAAATG GGAACCCACAGTGAAAAGACCATTCCCatctctgctgcctcctcccAACCCGCCATCCTGCAGACCTCTGTGGAGCAGAGCGCACAA GCAAGTGTAGCTGCTGGCCAGGCGAACCTGATCaaacagcaggaggagctggagaagaaaGCGGCCGAGCTGGATAAGAAGGAGCAGGAGCTACAGAACAGGAGCGCAGGCAGAGCACTCAACACTGGTG CTAAAGAGAACAACTGGCCACCTCTCCCCTCGTTCTCCCCTGTGAAGCCCTGCTTCTATCAGGACTTTGAGGTGGACATCCCTGAGGAGTACCGCAGTATCTGCAAGAGAATGTACTACCTCTGGATGT TCCACAGTGCCACTCTCTTCCTCAACGTGCTGGCCTGCCTGGCTTACTTCTCTGCGGACTCCCAGTACGGCGTTGACTTCGGTCTGTCCATCCTCTGGTTCATCCTCTTCACCCCCGTGTCCTTCATCTGCTGGTACAGACCCATCTACAAGGCCTTCAG GTCGGACAGCTCCTTcagcttctttttcttcttctttgtctttttcttccaAGTGGCAGTGTACATCATCCAGACTGTTGGGATCCCCAAGTGGGGAAACAG TGGATGGATCGCTTCCATCAGTATGATCCGCGTTAACCTGGCCGTGGCTGTGGTTATGATGGTGGTGGCCGGATTCTTCACTGTGAACTCTATCCTGGCTGTGACTCTACTTAAAATG GTCCACTCCAGGTACAGGAGGACAGGAGCCAGCTTCACCAAGGCCCAGCAGGAGTTCTCCCACGGGGTCCTGACCAACCGGACCGTCCAGACCGCTGCAACCAGTGCTGCTACCTCCGCGGCCGTGGGGGCCTTTGGAAGGGGAAATTAG